A region of the Larimichthys crocea isolate SSNF chromosome XVIII, L_crocea_2.0, whole genome shotgun sequence genome:
GTTCCTCCGATGCTGCGCTGGGAGCATCGACGTGGTGCATCACATTATTCTCGAGCACATCTACAGATGTTTAGGACGTCTCTGTGGGTTATATGCAGCACTGTAGTGGTTCGTTAGCCTTTCAAACTTTCGTTTATTTAAAGGTGTGTTCTCAGTTTTACAGCACTCGGTTGAATTATGCAGAACTTTGTTCAgaaattggatttaaaaaaaaataatttcacttgcatgaagataaaaaaaaacttactgcTTTATACTATTGCAATTGTATACTGTTGCAGCCGAGAGTACCAATGGGCACCTGATGGATGTTTTGAGACTGAAGTGAATTTATGCATATTGCACCTCTTCTGTCAGTTTACCAGCTCCGGGGCTCCGATGTACCTTATTGTACAAAACTTAACAGAGacagtggattttattttgaaaatattattttgctTACAGGTAATTTACGTTGACATGGCTGTTCTAGTTTTGTCCATTTGTTATTGAGTTAGTTCTGATCGGTTGTACATGCACACAGGTTGAAACGGGAGGTTTGGAGACGCCTTCGCCCCCCCACAGAGATATAAAACAAACCTGGATGATAAATAAAGGCTTGTTAATGCCAAATGAGTTCGTCTGTGAATTAAGGAAGTTTGCACATCCAGTTACAGgtaacggatggatggatgatctCTGAAGTGAGCAGCAAACACTCCGTCCTGTTAAATTTGTCTGACTAAAAGAGAAGTATCTTCAAAAAGTAGGTAGACAGGGAggccagtgttttgttttttcacacctTCTAGTCGAGGTTTATTCGCCTGATGAGCGAAGCAGGTCACTTCTAATTCATTCATGTGTAGGGTTTGCAGAAATTTGCTCCACCAGCTCATCTGAACTCATTATCAGCTCCAACTGAATTTACCAGGACGTACCATCTGCTCACCCACAGCTAGAATATATTTGATGTTACTGGCACCACGAGGGTCAGATATATTCTGTTCACACCCACACAATGCTGAGAAAGGATCTAATGACTTTATTCATCCAGCATGCACAACACCACGGGATCCTGATAGTGgtgcagctcttcagaaacctgaggGTGACGTCAGGCACACCCTGTCCATTCTTCATACCGTCAGTGGTCGggcaccacaaacaaacacttgacCACTTCCACTATACTCCTGTTGGCTTTTTAACCCTGGTTGTCAGgcctacattttatttcttgacACGCAAATTGAAATAATTGATACTGTTTCGTGCCTTTCCACCTGAACGACCATTCTGATATCCAACGTAAAACATCCGTCTCGCATTTGTGTGTACCCAGAAATGAAGCAGCACGACAAACCTCTTCTCTTTTGGAACAGATTTTATTATCAAGAAAGTCAGGTCTAGTTCTCCTTCTCCTGTACGGTCTTTgttccgcgcagtctgcctgTACGACGGGCAGCGATAAGACCGACCTTGCGACCAGCGGGGGCGTCCCTCCTGATTGTTGAGGGTTTGCCAATATGCTGATGGTTACCACCACCGAAGGGATGCTCAACGGGctgtgaggagagaagagaggaacgTTAGTCTGCATCCTCACACTGAACTGTGGAACAAAACCCAACTTCACAAACAAGCTATGAAGATCTCTTCAATACTTTCTCTACGAAAACATAGCTGTAGCACCTTTGGAGACGTCTTTTCATTTTACCCTCCCTTTATTAATATGATGGATTTAGACACTCTACCAACTCAATCAGACTAGTGAGGGTTTTTATGATGCCACTTTGCTTGTAAAAGGTGATCTAAACCAGATTTTGAGCCGGTCTGGTTTAGAGGCGCTGAACCACCTCGCACATCTACAGAGCTCCGTCTGAACAGAGGTTTGAAAGACCTCTGTATTCCTTGTTAGACTCCATTAGACGATAACTAGAGATAAAGCGACTTATTACTGAAACTTCTGAGTCTGATAACATGAACATCAGTGTACGGCTGTTACAGGAAATCTCAGAAATATCTAGTTTACCCGGCTCAAATGCATTCATACTCTGAAAGGGTATCGTTCGTTCCTCCGATGACAGCATGACCACTTCAGATTGAGTTCAGCTGCTAAtggtttaaactttaaatcattAACCCATGTGTGTATAAGAACAGATGAACCACGAGCAGACGTTAACCGTGCATCTAGATGTACTACAACAACGTCCGGACTGACCACACTGAAGGAGTCTTAACTCCTTAACACACAGTTACTGAGTGCATCAAACAGGCGTGACCTCGCTGGCGTCAcagcatgttcatgttcactTACGTTCATAGCCACACCACGGACACGTGGCCAGCAGTTCCTCTTGGCCTTGTACTTGTGGTAGGCGCGACCAGCCTTCAGGATGGGCTTGTCAATACGACCACCGCCGGCAaccacacctgtaacacacgGAGCAGAGGCGGTCAAAGGGTGCACCGACACCGACTGCACGTCAGCGCGTGAGGAAACGTGAGCTCCACCAGCTCAACAACATCGAGCGTTCCTTACCAACAACGGCTCTGTTGGCAGAGGAGATGACCTTCTTGGAGCCTGAGGGCAGCTTGACTCTGGACTTCTTGGTCTCCGGGTTGTGGGAGATGACTGTGGCGTAGTTTCCGGAAGCGCGAGCCAGCTTGCCTCTGTCGCCGGGCTTCTCCTCCAGGCAGCAGATGATGGTACCCTCGGGCATTGTGCCGACGGGCAGGACGTTACCGATGTTCAGCTGAGCTGtggggtttaaaaaaaaaaacacgataaAGGTATGAAACAGACCTCTATCCAACAGAGGATGACCTGCTTTAACATTAATCTGACAGTCCAGCTTTTGTTGTGGTTGAATCCAGCGTAAGCGTTCAAACCTAAAAACTTTGAGGCAGCATACGTCCAAGAAAATCCAACAAACTGCTGAGTCACTCAGACACGCACCTCCCAACTTCACGTTAAGTCTCATGTACAGACTTTAACTTAAATACCGTGACAGCAATCTCACCAGATCAGACATAAAACATCTCAACACTTTAATGATCCCGTCACGTTCAAATCATCCTGGATTACTTAACACAGCAGACGTCGATATTTCTTTGTGTGACTGATAAACAGCAAAAAATTACTTTTTCGTGTAACGTAACACGTTAGTTTCGTGCAttaagtaatcagtaacttcgctattttaaaaaaaaagtaatccatttggttggatgactgaTGTTATTCATCGTCAGGACGTCTCGGTGCATTTTTGGTAACGCATGAGAACTCTAACACGTTACTTTGATTCATAGGTAACACTGTAACGGATTACTGTAATTGATGGTAACGctgtaacctaattaactactttccaaagtaactatacccaacactgcTGATAAACGAATGAAGCAGGtctaaaatagcttcatgttagtGTTGTGTTGCTTGCAGCGTCTCACCCTTCTTGCCGCAGTAGATGAACTGTCCGGTGTGGATGCCCTCAGCAGCGATGAAGAGCTCGGTCCTCTTCTTGAAGCGGTATGGGTCACGGAAGGCGACTTTGGCCAGGGGAGCACCACGGCCGGGGTCGTGGATAATATCCTGAGGAGGTAAAAAGCCAGAGATATATAAATCATGACGCACactcaccaaacaaacaaacacaaggagGCACAGCTGCTCGACTTACCTTCACAATCCCCTTGATGTAGCCATGGCGTTCAGCGAAGTCAACGTGACGGAGTCTAGCGGCACCTTTCCTGTGCTTGACGTGGGCTTTGAACACGGAGCCCGCACCTTTTCTCTGTCCCCTGATCACACGTCCCATCGTGTACTGAAACACAGCAAAGCAAAGCGGCGTTATTTACCGGCTACACACGCGTGAACGTAACATCAACGTcattgtgctgctgtctgtttgtttccatcctCCTATCTATGGTTTTGCAGAAAGTCTGTGCCTTCAGaaaggctcacatgtcccaggaatgggtggacaCAAGAACAAGTTCACAGctacattatttgttttgtttggcaaTTTCTCGTTAAAGATTACCtaatttttcaataattttgctaAAGGGTCCCACATggttacctttttattttactatgtgatattatatattaggcaattaaagaagagtactacagtgttgtacttttacataaattcatgaaaactgtattttatccagGTGAAACATACCCGACGTTAGTCAGGGTTCCCatacctttttcatgaacaaattcaagcacttttcaagcaccttcaagcaccagtttttccagcacctttaaataggtagcctactagttgtgtttgccatgatggtcatgggaagcgcagcggtgccactgtatggcataataatatgggtctaattagcattatttcatatggtggtagattgactgttttgatttttaactaattgtgaattggcttgtattctcagctcgTGAGCGGTGTactgtgtaactaccatagcgcaataacagtgacaaatagacttcacaaaaaaattcaagcattttcacaaccttgaaaacactgaattgaaattcaagcattttcaaggaattcaagcacccgtgggaaccctggttagtgatggtgttactgaCTTTAACGTTAAGTTAGTTCTGTTTCTAAAACACAGTCAGCTGCTTTGTGTTCAGGTGACTCCACCTGAGGAATCACCGAAACATTAGAAACAGGCTCAAAGACGCTAAACAGTCACTAAACGTGTTTTACACAGACTCAGTTAGCCGAGCGTGCTAGCCGCCATGACTGTATCTGTGTGCTAATGTTACGTTTGTCTGACAGTTACACACTTTGTTATAAACTCTGacacttcaaacacaaacacttcacCTCCAGCTTCTTTTTAAGCGGCTCGTATCAAACACTAACCCGGCTTTAGTGTCGCGATCACCGGCCTTTTTTTTAGCCGTTACAGCGCCATGTCATCACACAAACCGTTAAAAAGCTTCAAAAACACACGTCTGTCGTCAAAATACACACTAGGTCTTATCGTTGGACATTTATAACACACATAGAAATGTTGATTTCAAGCGGATGAGTTAGTAAAATCATGATTTTAGCGGATTTTAAGCGTAGAGCAGAGTCGGTTCGTGTCCTACCTAAACTCCGTTGACGGAAAGAGGAAGTGGAAGGGAGAAGCGGCGGGTTTTTTTCCGGAGAAGCCACCGCGGGGCATGATGGGAAGTGTAGTCTTCCTGCTGCCGTGTATAAACAGACCAGGGACAAGTTACtgtcaaataataatataacaataacctttgttatttactttattcaccttttatttcacctatATACTTActtattagcctatatgtgttaATAATTGATAAAACGTTCAggcataatggaataatttatatagatagatagatagatagatagatagatagatagatagatagatagatagatagatagatagatagatagatagatagatagatatactttatttatccccgAAGGGATATACTTTATGTATCTGTTCATGTACTGTTTTAGtacttttaatgtttatgtttcttgCATTATTCATGTTCATATCTGTGAATCCACATATAAAGCAATATGAAACCAGAGTCAAGTACCTTGTATTGGCCACATACCTGGCCAATGAAAGTGGTTCTGATCCTGTGCCCAGTCCACCCAGCGCAGCTGTATTCACAGGACACGTGTTAGCCATGGATCTGtctgaagatgtgtgtgtctgaatttGAATCAATACACCACGAAACCCTTTCACCAAATTTGGAACATGAAAGCTGCGATTTGAAACATGAGAtcatttcaacatgtttcagTAATCAAAGCAGCGGGAACACAGCCATCAGCATGAAGCATGCCCGAGGGGctctccttgtttgtttgtttgggaatTATACCACCACCATAGTCAGGTATAATATCACCTCAGTGCTGCATTATGGCATAATCTTTTGGCCCTGTGTCAGAATTATTATCCATTATACAGTCATTCAACACNNNNNNNNNNGCAGTAgggagggtggccggttcaagtccagtacGGACCAAAGTATGAAAGgtgactggtagctggagaggtgctaGTTAACCTCCGAGCACTGCCGAGGTGTCCACTTCACTTCAACCATCTTCTCCACATTTGCAATGtgtatgagccctttgtgtgtgtgtgtggttggaggGAAATCTCCCTCGTGGGATTaaaaaagtatctcttcttcttgtattacctttattatttttatttagatatgtgactgctattattttaatacttttcttaataaaatttgatttgaaaattgatatatatatatatatatatatatatatatatatatatatatatatatatatataatagatataatatagCTGCCAActgctgtatatacctctgacaatttattttatttaatcgtatttactattgcttttttgatattttatatgtatattttgctttatagtatatttttatttattctttgttgtcacttgtcactttgtgtaatgctgctgcgCACTATAATTCCCAGCTGggataaaataaagtatatctaaacGATCCATATGCCTGAACGTTTTATCAattataaacacatataggctaataaccaAGTATataggtgaaataaaaggtgaataaagtcaATACAAAagttattgttatattatattgaCGTAACTTCTGTTTTACCTCGGGTTTATACACGGCAGCAGGAAGACTACACTTCCCACATGCCCCGCGGTGGCTTCTCCGGAGAAAACCCGCCGCTTCTCCCTTCCACTTCCTCTTTCCGTCAACGGAGTTTAGGTAGGACACGAACGACTCTGCTCTACGCTTAAAATCCGCTAATCATGATTTAACTAACTCATCCGCTTGAAATCAACGTTTCTATGTGTGTTATAAATGTCAACGATAAGACCTAGTGTGTATTTGACGACAACGTGTGTTTTTTGAAGCTTTTACGGTTTGTGTGATACATGGGCGTGTAACGGCTAAAAAAAAAGGCGGTGATCGCGACACTTAGGCCGGGTTAGTGTTTGATAGAGCCGCTTAAAAAGAAGCTGGAGGtgatttagtttgtgtttgaagTGTCAGAGTTTATAACAAAGTGTGTAACTGTCAGACAAACGTAACTTGACACAAGATACAGTCATGGCGGCTAGCACGCCCGGCTAACAGAGTTAAACACGTTTAGTGCTGTTTGGTGTCTTTGAGCCTGTTTCTAATGTTTCGGTGATTCCTCAGGTGGATCACCTGAACACAAAGCAGGTGAATGGTTGTTTAAAAACAGAGTAACTTACGTTAAAGtcagtaacaccatcactaaccagggttcccacgggtgcttgaattcctgaaaatgcttgaatttcaattagtgttttcaaggttgtgaaaatgcttgaatttttttgtgatgtctatttgtcactgttattgcgctagGGTAGTTCACAgtacaccgctcacaagctgaaaatacaagccaattcacattagttaaaaatcaaaacagtcaatctaccaccatagaaataatgctaattagacccatattattatgccattaCAGCTtccatgaccatcatggcaaacac
Encoded here:
- the rpl8 gene encoding large ribosomal subunit protein uL2, with amino-acid sequence MGRVIRGQRKGAGSVFKAHVKHRKGAARLRHVDFAERHGYIKGIVKDIIHDPGRGAPLAKVAFRDPYRFKKRTELFIAAEGIHTGQFIYCGKKAQLNIGNVLPVGTMPEGTIICCLEEKPGDRGKLARASGNYATVISHNPETKKSRVKLPSGSKKVISSANRAVVGVVAGGGRIDKPILKAGRAYHKYKAKRNCWPRVRGVAMNPVEHPFGGGNHQHIGKPSTIRRDAPAGRKVGLIAARRTGRLRGTKTVQEKEN